ggagattaagtccagaactgctctaccactgagccatatccccaacccttttttgctttttattttgacatagtgtCTCAataggttgctgagactggcctcaaacttgcaatgctcctgccttagccttctgagtagctagaattacaggacAAACACCCCTTTAGAGGGTCTCtgaataaaatcaattttctttcaagAACTTTACCGTGAAATTGCAATGGACACTCTGACAGCTGAACGAAATCTGGCTAAGCCCTTTGGGCGGCTGATGAACTCCAGATTGGTGAAGGCTGGCTGACCCCGCATCCAGGCAAGGAGCGTTATGGTGGCATCCTCACATTCTTGGAATTCGCCCAATAATTGCAGCAGGTATTTCTTATGATAAATGAGAGCTTTACGAAAACTTTCTGCCCTCAAGTATTTACCATAAGTCCTCTACATTTAAAGAAGGGAAGAACATAAAGTCATTATTAAGAAGTCATTCAAATTGTTCTCTAGGGGATGATTATtacctagattaaaaaaaaaaaaaaagcagttgtaGGATGGCAGGTACTGTTTTTAGCTTCATCAGCCAAGTTGAAGGTTAATGTAACTTTAACCATTATAACTTTGCCACTTTGTAGTCAATGGTATGTAAATATTATAGTTATGGTTTTAGTTTGAGTTTTTTAGCCCCTGTTCATGatattattgtaaatatttttgtcttcctattatcatttgtgttttcttatgTATAGAGCTATCTTTTTcatctgagaatttttaaaatttcatggagctattttattattatggtcaCGCAtctatttagctttttaaataagCCAATTATTCTGTTACTGTATGAGtcataaatttatgtttattccataatcagaataaatattcccaatacttttctttctctttattttggagTTTACATTAAGTGATTATGGTAGTTTTACTACAATATTAATCTCTACACATTAGAGAGGCTACTCCAAGGGCTTCCCATCTTAGGGCACAATGTTCTTACACTGACAGTAGCAGTATGTTTGTAAGGAATTGAAAAGACAACAGTACTGTTTGTCTATTGAGATAGAAACTGTGGGCAGAAGGACAACCAGCTCTGGGTGTTGACACCGTGATTGAGCTTAACCTGTTACCAGTCCTCCCAGAAGAGGCATGCCTCTTCACAAACCTTCTGTGACATGCTAGAGACCTTGCAATCACAACACACTGAATGGCCTCCGGAGACAACCTGAGCGCCACCCACATTTCTTTAGTCTGTTTGAGTAAGGGCAGAGAgatgaaaaaaggcaaaaaatggaGGACTATCATTAGAAGGAAGATGTCACCTACCTTTAGTGAGGTATTTTCAGAATCAGAGTTCAGATTCTGAAGTAAAGTGTCATTTCTCAGTTCAGCTTTCAGTTTATATACTTCAGCTTCcgttttttttaaggttttctgAAGAGCTGATTTTTCCATGATCCATATTTCTCCTTCAGAAGCAATAATGGCTTCAGGGTTGGCATCACCACAGAATAAAAACCTGGAAGACTGAAGAGACAACAGCCCACTTATATAATTTCCTGCCCTTGTTGgtggtaccagggcttgaacccagaggcactctaccactttaatcatgtccctagccctttatattttgttttgagacagggtctaagatgctgaggttggcctcaaacttgtaatcctcttgcctcagtctctgaaTTACTAGcatcataggtgtgtgccacagtgcccaactACTTACATAAAGAACGTATCTCTGAAGAAAAAGCtgaattaaagatattaaaagtaTCCCTATCATGGATATCTAGTCTTAGTTTCCATCCTCAAAGTCAATCTCAGCTGGTATTAAAAAATATCTACTCACTCCAAGTATATGGTCATTTTGCTGAGTAGATTAGCTTTACCCCTAAAAGTCCTTGGTAAAAGCCTAGCCACAGAAAAGGTTTATCAGATCTAGCAGAGCTTTTACTAAAAATGTTGAGAGACTTAAGAGATGGACATGGGGGTCCAAATGTGGAGCCCTTACTAGAGAAAtggagataaaaaagaaaaaaaaaataataacccagtACAAAGAAGGGAAGTGGTTTCCTATGGAAGGCATGAAAAGATGTTATCATCCATTTGACTGCATGCTTGTCTTACcgtttcttcctatttttatacTGGGTAATTATAGAAACCAGCAATTTATTctgtaggtttaaaaaaaaaatggaaatatttaaattctcagAGTGGTTTATCaaactgaaatatataatttcaaagcATCTTCCACTTGAGTCATAAACACAGTAAGTGGTAAATAATGAAGACAACAGTGAGGATTCACGTTGAACATTTCTCTACACATGTCTGCTGACAGTCAATACTGTATCTGTCTTTGGAGATTCACAGACGTAGATTGGATTATGACTTCAGGTCAGTTTTCTCAGAGTCTGGTACAGAGACGGCTCCCTCAACAAAATAATAGCTATTAATATTACAGTCATCCCTATAAAAATTTCCACAGATCCTCCTACACAACTGACCTGATGCTTTTACATTCAGGGTTAAGAACCAAAATTAGATAGCAGAAACTGTAATTTGGCACTACTTCTGAAAATGACGTACATAATCTCCACCAGTTCCTGTCTGTTGACAGCGCCTCAACTGCTCTTCCATCTTCACAACCacattcctcaaattattcttttcttcagTCAGTTGGCTGATATATCCTGTCAGTTCAGTATTTTGTCTGAGTAGCCTTTCAGTCAATGAACACCCAGAAGTACCTGGTAATACTAAGGTaggctgaaaaaataaaatggatgtaaGATCACACAAGCACAAATATATGTGAAAGTGTGACGAGGCACGGAGAGCAATAGATTTCACAAACTGTTGCTTGGTTAAATCATAGAAATTtagcaagcaagaaaaaaatctagTAAACAGAAGGAAAGGCACATATAAAAGCTCAAAGGTTTATGCAAGAGTATATTGCTTTTAGGGAGCTGTAAATTGCTTGGTAAGGCTAGAGAGTAAAAGCTGCTTCACTTATGAATAACAGACATCAAAGAGGGCAATGGAGAGTCTTTGTGAGCCATGAAAGGCTTTCAGCAGGAGCTTGCCACAAACAAAGTTCCTTTGGTAGCCATGTTCACAGTAAAGTAAATTAGGGTAGATACAATGTCCAAGTGTTAGGCAAACTCctcgagagacagagagagagagagagagagagagagagagagagagagagagagaaaagaagaagaaggaggaggaggaggaggaggaggaggggaagggagggggggagagggagggggagggggaaggggaggggggagagaagtttttaatatttatttttttagttttcagtggacacaacatctttattttatttttatgtggtgctgaggattgaacccagcaccccgcgcatgccagggaagcgcgttaccgcttgagccacatattTAAGGAGGTAGAAGACATAGAACTTAGTGACTGCTTAGATGTACAGGTCAAGGGTGAAGGAAAACAGTGCATGGTGACTTGGGTTTTATACTGGGTGATGCCAATGACCAGAAAGGGGGTCTAGGGcatgagggagaaagggaagatgATGTTCAATTTGGAAGGTGCCTGGGAATTTCCTAAGACACTATGGggtatatttcttcttcttttttttaatatttattttttagttgtagttggacacaatacctttgttttactatttttatgtggtgctgaggatggaacacagggccttgcacagcgctaggcgagtgctcctctactgagccacaaccccagccctggggtaCACTTCTTAAAGAAAAGGTGTTAATCATTAAATGAATTTGGAGTCCAGGTCAAAGGTCTATAATGGAGCTACTGTCTACTTGACAATAATCTTCATGAGGGTAAGATTTCTGTCAAATTTGTTCATTGTATCCCTAGGACTTAGTATAGTACatggcatatagtaggtgctcaatataaaatatattatcactTGCTAAGTCTAGTGAGCACTCAGGCTATGGGAATggtaaaaatatg
This genomic interval from Marmota flaviventris isolate mMarFla1 chromosome 1, mMarFla1.hap1, whole genome shotgun sequence contains the following:
- the LOC139702870 gene encoding A-kinase anchor protein 9-like, translated to MTIYLEFLFCGDANPEAIIASEGEIWIMEKSALQKTLKKTEAEVYKLKAELRNDTLLQNLNSDSENTSLKRTYGKYLRAESFRKALIYHKKYLLQLLGEFQECEDATITLLAWMRGQPAFTNLEFISRPKGLARFRSAVRVSIAISRMKILVQRWQQVTASSSTNVNRDGFELNPGAEKTDPFYHSSGELELDGEPRHTTYRSRSDLNSPRCLLPFQNRSPGTLADLNPGSTACSHLQNYDPDRALADYITRLEALQRRLGTVQTGA